The following are encoded in a window of Pseudomonas sp. JQ170C genomic DNA:
- a CDS encoding SulP family inorganic anion transporter, with amino-acid sequence MFLSRWLPGLSNLLHYRREWFHADLQAGLSVAAIQIPIAIAYAQIVGLPPQYGLYACILPMMVYALIGSSRQLMVGPDAATCAMVAGAIAPLAMGDPQRLAQLSVIITVLVGLMLIGAGVARAGFIASFFSRPILIGYLNGIGLSLLAGQLGKVLGFRIEGDGFILSLINLLQRLGEIKWLTLSIGLAGLALLIWLPRRYPRLPSALVTVVLATLIVGLFGLDRYGVAVLGPVPAGIPQLAWPQTNLAEMKSLLRDALGIATVSFCSAMLTARSFAARHGYAINANHEFLALGVTNIAAGVSQGFAISGADSRTAVNDMVGGKSQLVGIIAALVIAVILLFFTAPMAWIPQAALGAVLLMAGWGLIDVKSLGRIYKLSRFEFWLCVLTTVGVLGVGVLPGIIIAVTLAILRLLYSIYQPTDAVLGWVPGIEGQVDIRRHKDARTVQGLVVYRFDDAILFFNADYFKMRLLEAVQREDEPRAVLFDAEAVSSIDVSGISALREVRDTLNARGIHFGIARAQGRFLRMLVRSGIAREMEDGMLFGSVRSGIRAYRVWRNRMRKEAVAQ; translated from the coding sequence ATGTTTCTCTCTCGCTGGCTCCCGGGCCTTTCCAATCTGCTGCATTACCGCCGCGAATGGTTTCATGCCGATCTGCAGGCTGGCCTGTCGGTGGCGGCCATCCAGATTCCGATTGCCATTGCCTATGCACAGATCGTCGGCCTGCCGCCGCAATACGGCCTGTACGCCTGCATCCTGCCGATGATGGTCTATGCCCTGATCGGCAGTTCGCGGCAGTTGATGGTGGGGCCGGATGCGGCCACCTGCGCCATGGTCGCCGGCGCCATCGCGCCACTGGCCATGGGTGACCCACAGCGGCTGGCGCAGTTGTCGGTGATCATCACGGTGCTGGTGGGCTTGATGCTGATCGGCGCCGGGGTGGCGCGGGCCGGGTTCATCGCGAGCTTCTTCTCCCGGCCCATCCTGATCGGCTACTTGAACGGTATCGGCTTGAGCCTGCTGGCCGGGCAACTGGGCAAGGTGCTGGGGTTTCGGATCGAGGGTGACGGTTTCATCCTGAGCCTGATCAACCTGCTGCAACGCCTGGGCGAGATCAAGTGGCTGACCCTGAGCATCGGCCTTGCCGGGCTGGCCTTGCTGATCTGGCTGCCGCGACGCTACCCGCGCCTGCCCTCGGCGCTGGTGACCGTGGTACTGGCGACCCTGATCGTCGGCTTGTTCGGCCTGGACCGTTACGGGGTGGCGGTGCTTGGCCCCGTGCCGGCAGGTATCCCGCAACTGGCCTGGCCACAAACCAACCTGGCGGAGATGAAGAGCCTGCTGCGTGATGCCCTGGGTATCGCCACGGTGAGTTTTTGCAGTGCCATGCTCACCGCCCGCAGTTTCGCCGCCCGCCATGGCTACGCGATCAACGCCAACCATGAATTCCTCGCCCTCGGGGTGACCAACATCGCCGCCGGGGTCTCCCAGGGCTTTGCCATCAGCGGTGCCGACTCACGCACAGCCGTCAATGACATGGTCGGTGGCAAAAGCCAGCTGGTGGGGATTATCGCCGCCCTAGTGATTGCCGTGATCCTGCTGTTCTTCACCGCGCCCATGGCCTGGATTCCGCAGGCAGCCCTGGGCGCCGTGCTGCTGATGGCCGGCTGGGGCCTGATCGATGTGAAATCCCTGGGGCGGATCTACAAGCTCAGCCGTTTCGAGTTCTGGTTATGCGTGCTCACCACCGTCGGCGTGCTGGGTGTCGGCGTGCTACCGGGCATCATCATCGCCGTGACCCTGGCCATCCTGCGCCTGCTGTACAGCATCTACCAGCCTACCGATGCGGTACTGGGCTGGGTGCCGGGCATCGAAGGTCAGGTCGATATCCGCCGGCACAAGGATGCGCGGACGGTCCAAGGCCTGGTGGTGTATCGCTTCGACGACGCGATCCTGTTCTTCAATGCCGACTACTTCAAGATGCGCCTGCTGGAGGCGGTGCAGCGCGAAGACGAACCACGGGCGGTGCTGTTCGACGCCGAGGCCGTCAGCTCCATTGATGTCAGCGGGATATCGGCATTGCGGGAGGTGCGCGACACGCTCAACGCCCGCGGCATCCACTTCGGCATCGCCCGGGCCCAGGGGCGCTTCCTGCGCATGCTGGTGCGTTCGGGTATTGCCCGGGAGATGGAGGACGGGATGTTGTTCGGCTCGGTGCGCTCGGGGATCCGGGCCTATCGGGTGTGGCGTAACCGGATGCGCAAGGAAGCGGTGGCGCAGTGA
- a CDS encoding alpha/beta hydrolase-fold protein, with protein MNGINPWGCGLLLALAMNSAVATTSLMPGQTVKGSVAQAQQPDWTLRLQQGDFVRGRVDGDISLRLLDAQGQSVRVLVDGQDQPRDFMFIAPASGDFRLHAEPLATRPKADYALSLSQVVSVAEQKVTRPALQSPLMRQLQQQLLQGLGTQAFWAAREAQGTPLVEALVDKPGYSLVTFLWRGAQHNVRVFGAPSGNHDELQRLGDSDVWFRSYEVPSSARLSYQMAADVPPSNDRRVILATTRRDPLNPDAFADSSGDPWLSRSRLELPDAPAQPWVAERQDVARGTVERQVLGSHLLGNERDVYLYRPAGWIAGAPGQGLLVLFDAHAYTRQVPTPTLLDNLIADGLIPATAALIIANPSDLSRQQELPPNPQFARFMAEELMPWAKARGLRADASRTVVAGSSYGGLASAYMGLKHPEWFGNVLSMSGSYWWGRDGEEPGWLTREYVKAPKQPLRFYLQSGLFEGPKILDTNRHMRDVLLAKGYAVTQVEYPAGHDYLQWRGSLPCGLIALIGKAGEMPKVCQPG; from the coding sequence ATGAATGGAATCAACCCATGGGGCTGCGGGCTGCTGCTGGCCCTGGCGATGAACAGTGCGGTGGCCACGACCTCGCTGATGCCCGGGCAGACGGTGAAGGGCAGCGTCGCCCAGGCGCAGCAGCCTGACTGGACGCTGCGGCTGCAGCAGGGAGACTTTGTGCGCGGACGGGTGGACGGCGATATCAGCCTGCGCCTGCTCGATGCGCAGGGGCAGTCGGTGCGGGTGTTGGTCGATGGCCAGGATCAGCCGCGGGACTTCATGTTCATTGCGCCAGCCAGCGGCGACTTTCGTCTGCATGCCGAGCCCTTGGCGACCCGGCCAAAGGCGGATTACGCGCTGAGCCTGAGTCAGGTGGTCAGTGTGGCTGAGCAGAAGGTCACCCGGCCTGCGCTGCAAAGTCCGCTGATGCGCCAGTTGCAGCAACAGCTGCTTCAGGGGCTCGGTACGCAGGCGTTCTGGGCGGCGCGCGAAGCGCAAGGAACGCCGTTGGTCGAAGCCCTGGTCGACAAGCCGGGGTACAGCCTGGTGACGTTCCTGTGGCGCGGTGCCCAGCACAACGTTCGGGTGTTCGGTGCGCCTTCGGGCAACCACGATGAGTTGCAGCGCCTGGGCGATAGCGACGTTTGGTTTCGCAGCTATGAAGTGCCGTCCAGCGCGCGCCTGAGCTACCAGATGGCGGCCGATGTGCCACCGTCCAACGACCGCCGGGTGATACTGGCCACCACCCGCCGCGATCCACTCAATCCCGACGCCTTTGCCGACAGCAGCGGTGATCCGTGGCTTTCACGCTCGCGCCTGGAGCTGCCCGATGCGCCGGCGCAGCCCTGGGTGGCTGAGCGCCAGGATGTGGCCCGTGGCACCGTGGAGCGTCAGGTACTCGGCAGCCATCTGCTGGGTAATGAACGTGACGTGTACCTGTATCGCCCGGCCGGCTGGATAGCCGGCGCACCGGGGCAAGGACTGCTGGTGCTGTTCGATGCCCATGCCTACACCCGCCAGGTGCCGACCCCGACCCTGCTCGACAACCTGATTGCCGATGGCCTGATCCCCGCAACTGCCGCGCTGATCATCGCCAACCCGAGCGATCTCAGTCGCCAGCAGGAGCTGCCGCCCAATCCGCAGTTCGCCCGCTTCATGGCCGAAGAACTGATGCCCTGGGCCAAGGCGCGTGGTCTGCGCGCCGACGCTTCGCGCACCGTGGTGGCGGGTTCCAGTTATGGCGGGTTGGCGTCTGCCTACATGGGCCTGAAGCACCCGGAGTGGTTTGGCAATGTGCTGAGCATGTCAGGCTCGTACTGGTGGGGCAGGGACGGTGAAGAGCCGGGCTGGCTGACCCGCGAATACGTGAAAGCGCCCAAGCAGCCCCTGCGCTTCTACTTGCAGTCCGGCCTGTTTGAAGGGCCGAAGATCCTCGACACCAACCGGCACATGCGCGATGTACTGCTGGCCAAGGGGTACGCGGTGACTCAGGTGGAATACCCGGCCGGGCATGATTACCTGCAATGGCGGGGGAGCTTGCCGTGTGGGTTGATTGCGTTGATCGGCAAGGCGGGGGAGATGCCGAAGGTGTGTCAGCCAGGGTGA
- a CDS encoding TonB-dependent receptor: MSFFHARAGRPAAAAVFPGTLRHLVLACALGSASLLPATTLAAALNTGGPTLSLNLPGQSLDSAVHALAREAGVAIAADSQLLAGRSAPALHGEFTLQQALQRLLANTGLVASEENGVIILRSLDSNGALTLGELNINAASTPDGLPEAYSGGQVARGARLGILGNRDIMDTPFNVSAYTAQAMENQQSGTVGAVLRNDPSIRFSTGEGHTYENFMIRGYSLDSTELAVNGLYGLAPDGHTPTEFLERVEVLKGPGALLTGMAPNGGVGGVINLVPKRAGDVPLTRLTTSYVSDGYVAEHIDLGRRLGDEQRFGIRFNGVYGSGDTGVDEQSKDRTLASLGMDYRGDGWKVELDAYESHEKMDNGSPMMAGFSRLGSVTKAPKPDTNILKGISAKQISKAVILRGEYDLNDDWTAFASVGSARTRYKGFLNGTRVIVTNSNGDASGETYNQAGYTHSLSTEAGVRGNFVTGTVNHQVVLSTTLLHQDIGRAATVTSPKYVTNIYHPGKPIIAGDLGASDKTGDNTLSSFSLADTLGFADDRVLLTLGVRSQRVRQKLSNPAYDERALTPALGLVLKPWDAPVSLYANYIEGLTQGGMVTDLSAANYGEQFAPYKAKQVEAGVKWDLGDFTHTLSLFQIEKPSMMLDSASNRYTDDGEQRNRGVEWNLFGSLTPTVRLLGGVTYTRAELTRTANGTFDGNTARGVPAWSANLGAEWDTPWIEGLTLTALGIHSSSQYLDSANDLKIPQWTRYDLGGRYSTRILSKDVVLRASLENVENRAYWAGVFNDGYATVSEPRTLKLSASIDF; this comes from the coding sequence ATGTCGTTTTTCCACGCCCGGGCTGGCCGCCCGGCAGCCGCTGCGGTTTTCCCCGGCACCCTTCGCCACCTGGTGCTGGCCTGTGCGCTGGGGAGTGCCAGTCTGTTGCCGGCAACTACCCTGGCTGCGGCGCTGAACACTGGCGGTCCGACCCTGAGCCTGAACCTGCCGGGGCAATCCCTGGACAGCGCCGTCCACGCCCTGGCCCGTGAAGCCGGCGTGGCCATTGCCGCCGACAGCCAGTTGCTGGCCGGGCGCAGCGCGCCGGCCCTGCACGGCGAGTTCACCTTGCAGCAGGCCCTGCAGCGGCTGCTGGCCAATACCGGCCTGGTCGCCAGCGAAGAAAACGGCGTGATCATCCTGCGCAGCCTCGACAGCAACGGCGCACTGACCCTCGGTGAACTGAACATCAACGCCGCCAGCACTCCCGATGGCCTGCCCGAAGCCTACAGCGGCGGCCAGGTCGCCCGTGGTGCGCGCCTGGGGATACTGGGCAACCGCGACATCATGGACACCCCGTTCAACGTCTCTGCCTACACCGCCCAGGCCATGGAAAACCAGCAGAGCGGCACGGTGGGCGCCGTGTTGCGCAACGATCCGTCGATTCGCTTCAGTACCGGTGAAGGCCATACCTACGAGAACTTCATGATCCGCGGCTACTCGCTCGACTCCACCGAGCTCGCCGTCAATGGCCTGTACGGCCTGGCGCCGGATGGCCACACCCCCACCGAGTTTCTTGAGCGGGTCGAAGTGCTGAAGGGGCCGGGGGCACTGCTTACCGGCATGGCGCCCAATGGCGGGGTGGGCGGGGTGATCAACCTGGTGCCCAAGCGCGCAGGCGATGTGCCGCTGACGCGCCTGACGACCAGCTATGTGTCCGATGGCTACGTTGCCGAGCACATTGACCTGGGGCGTCGCCTGGGCGATGAGCAACGCTTCGGAATTCGTTTCAATGGGGTGTACGGCAGCGGTGACACCGGCGTCGATGAGCAGTCCAAGGACCGCACCCTGGCCTCGCTGGGCATGGACTACCGCGGCGATGGCTGGAAGGTTGAGCTCGATGCCTACGAAAGCCACGAGAAAATGGACAACGGCAGCCCGATGATGGCGGGTTTCAGTCGCCTGGGCTCGGTGACCAAGGCGCCCAAGCCGGACACCAACATCCTCAAGGGGATTTCGGCCAAGCAGATCAGCAAGGCGGTGATCCTGCGCGGCGAGTATGACCTGAACGACGACTGGACCGCGTTTGCCAGCGTCGGCAGCGCCCGTACCCGCTACAAGGGCTTTCTCAACGGCACCCGCGTCATCGTCACCAACAGCAATGGCGATGCCAGCGGCGAAACCTACAACCAGGCCGGGTACACCCACAGCCTGTCCACCGAGGCCGGGGTACGGGGCAACTTCGTCACCGGCACGGTCAATCACCAGGTGGTGCTGAGCACCACGCTGCTGCACCAGGACATCGGCCGAGCCGCCACGGTCACCAGTCCCAAATACGTGACCAACATCTATCACCCCGGCAAGCCGATCATCGCTGGCGATCTCGGCGCCAGCGACAAGACCGGCGACAACACACTGTCCAGTTTCTCGCTGGCCGACACCCTGGGCTTTGCCGACGACAGGGTCTTGCTGACCCTGGGTGTGCGCTCCCAGCGGGTACGCCAGAAGCTGAGCAATCCCGCCTATGACGAACGTGCCCTGACACCTGCCCTGGGCCTTGTGCTCAAGCCCTGGGATGCACCGGTCTCGCTCTACGCCAACTACATCGAAGGCCTGACTCAGGGCGGCATGGTCACCGACCTGAGTGCTGCCAACTATGGCGAGCAGTTCGCCCCCTACAAGGCCAAGCAGGTGGAGGCGGGGGTCAAGTGGGACCTGGGCGATTTCACCCACACCTTGAGCCTGTTCCAGATCGAGAAGCCGAGCATGATGCTCGACAGCGCCAGCAATCGGTACACCGATGATGGCGAGCAGCGTAACCGCGGCGTCGAGTGGAACCTGTTCGGTTCGCTGACCCCGACCGTGCGCCTGCTCGGCGGCGTGACCTACACCCGCGCCGAACTGACTCGCACCGCCAACGGCACCTTCGATGGCAACACCGCTCGCGGCGTGCCGGCCTGGTCGGCCAACCTGGGCGCCGAGTGGGACACCCCCTGGATCGAGGGCCTGACCCTGACGGCCCTGGGCATTCACAGCAGCTCGCAGTACCTCGATAGCGCCAACGATCTGAAGATCCCGCAGTGGACCCGCTACGACCTGGGCGGTCGCTACAGCACGCGCATCCTGAGCAAGGACGTGGTGCTGCGCGCAAGCCTTGAAAACGTCGAGAACCGTGCCTACTGGGCCGGGGTGTTCAACGACGGCTACGCCACGGTGAGCGAACCGCGCACCTTGAAACTCTCCGCCAGCATCGACTTCTGA